From the genome of Streptomyces sp. NBC_00659, one region includes:
- a CDS encoding NAD(P)/FAD-dependent oxidoreductase, translated as MSTTERPRILVVGGGYVGLYAARRILKQMRYGEATVTVVDPRSYMTYQPFLPEAAAGSISPRHVVVPLRRVLPKAEVLTGRVTTIDQDRKVATVAPLVGEAYELPFDYLVIAMGAVSRTFPIPGLAEQGIGMKGIEEAIGLRNHVLEQLDKADSTTDEDVRRKALTFVFVGGGFAGAETIGEVEDMARDAAKYYSSVSREDMRFILVDAADKILPEVGPKLGQYGKEHLESRGVEIYLSTSMDSCVDGHVVLKNGLEVDSNTIVWTAGVKPNPVLSRFGLPLGPRGHVDTQTTLQVQGTDYVWAAGDNAQVPDVAARKAGVENAWCPPNAQHALRQAKILGDNVISGMRGFPQKEYAHANKGAVAGLGLHKGVAMIVMGKMKIKLKGRLAWYMHRGYHGLAMPTWNRKIRVFADWTLAMFLKREVVSLGAMETPREEFYEAAKPAPAAPAPAVKTEEKAKAS; from the coding sequence ATGAGCACCACGGAGCGTCCCAGGATCCTCGTAGTAGGCGGTGGGTACGTAGGCCTGTACGCAGCTCGGCGCATCCTCAAGCAGATGCGCTACGGAGAGGCGACCGTAACGGTCGTCGACCCCCGGTCGTACATGACCTACCAGCCCTTCCTCCCCGAAGCAGCCGCCGGCAGCATCTCCCCGCGGCACGTCGTCGTCCCGCTGCGGCGTGTACTTCCCAAGGCGGAGGTCCTCACCGGCCGGGTCACCACCATCGACCAGGACCGCAAGGTAGCCACGGTCGCCCCCCTCGTGGGCGAGGCGTACGAGCTGCCTTTCGACTACCTCGTCATCGCGATGGGCGCGGTCTCCCGCACCTTCCCGATCCCCGGCCTCGCCGAACAGGGCATCGGCATGAAGGGCATCGAGGAGGCCATCGGCCTGCGCAACCACGTCCTCGAGCAGCTCGACAAGGCCGACTCCACCACGGACGAGGACGTCCGCCGCAAGGCGCTGACCTTCGTCTTCGTGGGCGGCGGATTCGCCGGCGCCGAGACCATCGGTGAAGTCGAGGACATGGCCCGCGACGCGGCCAAGTACTACAGCAGCGTGTCCCGCGAGGACATGCGCTTCATCCTCGTCGACGCCGCGGACAAGATCCTTCCCGAGGTCGGCCCCAAGCTCGGCCAGTACGGCAAGGAGCACCTGGAGAGCCGCGGTGTGGAGATCTACCTCTCCACCTCGATGGACTCCTGCGTCGACGGCCACGTCGTGCTGAAGAACGGCCTCGAGGTCGACTCCAACACGATCGTCTGGACGGCCGGCGTCAAGCCGAACCCCGTTCTCTCCCGCTTCGGTCTGCCGCTCGGCCCGCGTGGCCACGTGGACACCCAGACCACCCTCCAGGTGCAGGGCACGGACTACGTCTGGGCCGCGGGCGACAACGCCCAGGTGCCGGACGTCGCCGCCCGCAAGGCCGGTGTCGAGAACGCCTGGTGCCCGCCGAACGCGCAGCACGCGCTGCGTCAGGCCAAGATCCTCGGCGACAACGTGATCTCCGGTATGCGGGGCTTCCCGCAGAAGGAGTACGCGCACGCCAACAAGGGCGCCGTGGCCGGTCTCGGTCTGCACAAGGGCGTCGCGATGATCGTCATGGGCAAGATGAAGATCAAGCTCAAGGGCCGTCTCGCCTGGTACATGCACCGCGGCTACCACGGTCTCGCCATGCCGACCTGGAACCGCAAGATCCGCGTCTTCGCGGACTGGACGCTCGCGATGTTCCTCAAGCGCGAGGTCGTCTCCCTTGGCGCCATGGAGACTCCGCGCGAGGAGTTCTACGAGGCCGCCAAGCCGGCTCCGGCCGCGCCGGCGCCCGCCGTCAAGACCGAGGAGAAGGCCAAGGCCTCCTGA